In Streptomyces seoulensis, the following are encoded in one genomic region:
- a CDS encoding maltokinase N-terminal cap-like domain-containing protein, with the protein MAETVTPSSTSGTTTELLESLDPLLREWLPRQRWFAGKGRAVTGFDLVAATELLPSEGRLGLYHVLLRVHQPPVPGALPQPGDCYQLLIGVREALPPRLAPALIGHVVDGPLDGRTVYDALYDPRPAEVLLEALRTGARVGALSFERDPAHEIRDQLVARLMTAEQSNSSVVYGDTFILKLLRRVTPGVNPDLELPLALAREGCARVPAPVAWLRADLDTEPYVLAVLQPFMNGASDGWELALRELAKGEDFTREARELGRATAEVHTALARALPTVTLGHAQLELMAGGMTERLTAAVQAVPALRPYETGLRSAFEALADLAREGQTWTAQRVHGDLHLGQCLRSPGDGWSLIDFEGEPSRPLAERRMPQPAVRDIAGMLRSFDYAAHSAKTPAPDWAHACRAAYCTGYAEVTGRDPRTDPVMLRAYETDKAIYEVVYEARHRPEWLPVPMSAVRRLATPDLS; encoded by the coding sequence ATGGCGGAAACGGTCACCCCCTCCAGCACGTCAGGTACCACGACCGAGCTGCTCGAATCGCTCGATCCCCTGTTGCGCGAATGGCTGCCCCGGCAGCGCTGGTTCGCCGGGAAGGGGCGCGCGGTCACCGGTTTCGACCTGGTGGCCGCCACCGAACTCCTGCCTTCTGAGGGGAGGTTGGGTCTTTACCACGTACTTCTACGCGTCCACCAGCCGCCGGTGCCGGGCGCCCTCCCGCAGCCCGGTGACTGCTACCAGTTGCTGATAGGCGTGCGCGAGGCGCTGCCACCCCGGCTGGCGCCCGCGCTGATCGGCCATGTCGTGGACGGCCCGCTCGACGGCCGCACGGTCTACGACGCCCTGTACGACCCCCGGCCCGCCGAGGTACTGCTGGAGGCCCTGCGCACCGGCGCCCGCGTCGGCGCGCTGAGCTTCGAGCGGGACCCGGCGCACGAGATCCGGGACCAGCTGGTGGCCCGGCTGATGACCGCCGAGCAGTCCAACTCCTCGGTGGTGTACGGAGATACGTTCATCCTCAAGCTGCTGCGCCGGGTCACCCCCGGCGTCAACCCCGACCTGGAGCTGCCGCTCGCGCTGGCCCGCGAGGGCTGCGCGCGGGTGCCCGCGCCGGTCGCCTGGCTCCGCGCCGACCTGGACACCGAGCCGTACGTCCTCGCGGTGCTCCAGCCCTTCATGAACGGCGCGAGCGACGGCTGGGAGCTGGCCCTGCGCGAGCTGGCCAAGGGCGAGGACTTCACCCGGGAGGCGCGGGAGCTGGGCCGGGCCACCGCCGAGGTGCACACCGCGCTCGCCCGCGCCCTGCCGACCGTCACCCTCGGCCATGCCCAACTGGAGCTGATGGCAGGCGGGATGACCGAGCGGCTGACGGCCGCCGTACAGGCGGTGCCCGCGCTGCGGCCGTACGAGACCGGGCTGCGCTCGGCCTTCGAGGCGCTGGCCGACCTGGCCCGGGAGGGCCAGACCTGGACCGCGCAGCGGGTGCACGGCGATCTGCACCTCGGGCAGTGCCTGCGTTCGCCGGGCGACGGCTGGTCGCTGATCGACTTCGAGGGTGAGCCGTCCCGCCCGCTGGCCGAGCGGCGCATGCCGCAGCCGGCGGTGCGCGACATCGCGGGCATGCTGCGCTCCTTCGACTACGCCGCCCACTCCGCCAAGACCCCGGCGCCCGACTGGGCCCACGCCTGCCGGGCCGCCTACTGCACCGGGTACGCCGAGGTCACCGGCCGCGACCCCCGTACCGACCCGGTGATGCTGCGCGCGTACGAGACCGACAAGGCGATCTACGAGGTCGTCTACGAGGCCCGGCACCGGCCCGAGTGGCTGCCGGTCCCGATGTCGGCGGTGCGCCGTCTCGCCACGCCCGACCTGTCATGA
- the treS gene encoding maltose alpha-D-glucosyltransferase: MIVNEPVPDTFEDTPAKDRDPEWFKRAVFYEVLVRSFQDSNGDGVGDLKGLTAKLDYLQWLGVDCLWLPPFFKSPLRDGGYDVSDYTAVLPEFGDLADFVEFVDATHQRGMRVIIDFVMNHTSDQHPWFQESRNNPDGPYGDYYVWADDDKQYQDARIIFVDTEASNWTYDPVRKQYYWHRFFSHQPDLNYENPAVQEEMISALKFWLDLGIDGFRLDAVPYLYQREGTNCENLPETHDFLKRVRKEVDEQYADKVVLAEANQWPEDVVDYFGDYSTGGDECHMAFHFPVMPRIFMAVRRESRYPVSEILAKTPAIPTNCQWGIFLRNHDELTLEMVTDEERDYMWAEYAKDPRMRANIGIRRRLAPLLDNDRNQIELFTALLLSLPGSPILYYGDEIGMGDNIWLGDRDAVRTPMQWTPDRNAGFSSCDPGRLFLPTIMDPVHGFQVTNVEASMSSPSSLLHWTRRMIEIRKQNPAFGLGSYTELVSSNPAVLAFLREYEDDLVVCVHNFSRFAQPTELDLRQFTGRHPVELFGGVRFPAVGELPYLLTLAGHGFYWFRLRQDAV; encoded by the coding sequence ATGATCGTCAACGAGCCCGTTCCCGACACCTTCGAGGACACCCCGGCCAAGGACCGGGACCCGGAATGGTTCAAACGTGCCGTCTTCTACGAGGTCCTGGTCCGTTCCTTCCAGGACAGCAACGGCGACGGCGTCGGTGACCTCAAGGGTCTGACCGCCAAACTCGACTATCTGCAATGGCTCGGCGTGGACTGCCTCTGGCTCCCGCCGTTCTTCAAGTCCCCCTTGCGCGACGGCGGTTACGACGTCTCGGACTACACGGCAGTGCTCCCCGAGTTCGGGGACCTCGCGGACTTCGTGGAGTTCGTCGACGCCACCCACCAGCGGGGCATGCGCGTCATCATCGACTTCGTCATGAACCACACCAGCGACCAGCACCCGTGGTTCCAGGAGTCCCGCAACAACCCCGACGGCCCGTACGGGGATTACTACGTCTGGGCCGACGACGACAAGCAGTACCAGGACGCCCGGATCATCTTCGTCGACACCGAGGCGTCGAACTGGACCTACGACCCGGTGCGCAAGCAGTACTACTGGCACCGCTTCTTCTCGCACCAGCCGGACCTCAACTACGAGAACCCGGCCGTGCAGGAGGAGATGATCTCGGCGCTGAAGTTCTGGCTGGACCTCGGCATCGACGGGTTCCGGCTGGACGCGGTGCCGTATCTCTACCAGCGCGAGGGCACCAACTGCGAGAACCTCCCCGAGACCCATGACTTCCTGAAGCGGGTCCGCAAGGAGGTCGACGAGCAGTACGCCGACAAAGTCGTGCTGGCGGAGGCCAACCAGTGGCCCGAGGACGTGGTCGACTACTTCGGCGACTACTCCACCGGCGGCGACGAATGCCACATGGCCTTCCACTTCCCGGTCATGCCCCGCATCTTCATGGCCGTCCGCCGCGAGTCCCGCTACCCGGTCTCGGAGATCCTCGCCAAGACCCCCGCCATCCCCACCAACTGCCAGTGGGGCATCTTCCTGCGCAACCACGACGAGCTGACCCTCGAAATGGTCACCGACGAGGAACGCGACTACATGTGGGCCGAATACGCGAAAGACCCGCGTATGCGCGCCAACATCGGCATCCGCCGCCGCCTCGCCCCCCTCCTCGACAACGACCGCAACCAGATCGAGCTGTTCACCGCCCTGCTGCTCTCCCTGCCCGGCTCGCCGATCCTCTACTACGGCGACGAGATCGGCATGGGCGACAACATCTGGCTCGGCGACCGCGACGCCGTCCGCACCCCCATGCAGTGGACCCCCGACCGCAACGCCGGCTTCTCCTCCTGCGACCCCGGCCGGCTGTTCCTGCCGACCATCATGGACCCCGTCCACGGCTTCCAGGTCACCAACGTCGAAGCCTCCATGTCCTCCCCGTCCAGCCTCCTGCACTGGACCCGCCGCATGATCGAGATCCGCAAGCAGAACCCCGCCTTCGGACTGGGCTCGTACACCGAGCTGGTCTCGTCCAACCCGGCGGTGCTCGCGTTCCTGCGGGAGTACGAGGACGACCTCGTGGTCTGCGTGCACAACTTCTCGCGGTTCGCGCAGCCCACCGAGCTGGATCTGCGCCAGTTCACCGGGCGGCACCCGGTGGAGCTGTTCGGCGGGGTGCGCTTCCCGGCCGTCGGCGAGCTGCCGTATTTGCTGACCCTGGCCGGGCACGGCTTCTACTGGTTCCGGCTGCGCCAGGACGCCGTGTAG
- a CDS encoding alpha-1,4-glucan--maltose-1-phosphate maltosyltransferase — protein MPATHHSSAPVTPGKAAGRKPARPARKAPPPDPPRTAGPEGDRPVTGRIPVLDVRPVVQGGRRPAKAVAGEVFEVSATVFREGHDAVAADVVLRDPEGRPGPFTPMRELAPGTDRWGATVSADRPGNWTYSVEAWSDPVATWRHTAEIKIPAGIDTEAVLEEGALLYERAAAGVPAEHRATVLDVVTALRDEDRPAAWRLASALAPEVSEVLSRHPLRELVTASDPLPLLVERQRALYGSWYEFFPRSEGTVDQPHGTFRTAEKRLEAIAEMGFDVVYLPPIHPIGTTHRKGRNNTLTATPDDVGVPWAIGSPEGGHDAVHPDLGTLDDFEHFVDRARELGLEVALDFALQCSPDHPWVEKYPQWFHHRPDGTIAYAENPPKKYQDIYPIAFDADMDGLVTETVRVLRHWMEHGVRIFRVDNPHTKPVVFWERVIGEINRADPDVIFLAEAFTRPAMMHTLAQVGFQQSYTYFTWRNDKQELTEYLTELSGEAAAYMRPNFFANTPDILHAYLQQGGRPAFEVRAILAATLSPTWGIYSGYELCENEPLKSGSEEYWDSEKYQLRPRDWEAAAREGRTIAPLITRLNQIRRENPALHQLRDIHFHHADQDGVIVYSKRSGSNTVLVVANLDPHHTQEATVSLDMPQLGLDWHESVPVRDLLTGESYHWGRANYVRLEPGRRPAHVFSVLRPSNPRIGGSPAI, from the coding sequence ATGCCCGCCACGCACCACTCGTCAGCACCGGTGACCCCCGGCAAGGCGGCCGGCAGAAAACCGGCCCGGCCGGCCCGCAAGGCGCCACCCCCGGACCCGCCCCGGACCGCCGGGCCGGAAGGAGACCGGCCCGTGACGGGCCGTATCCCGGTCCTGGACGTGCGGCCGGTGGTCCAGGGCGGGCGCAGGCCCGCGAAGGCGGTGGCCGGCGAGGTCTTCGAGGTGTCGGCCACGGTGTTCCGCGAGGGGCACGACGCGGTCGCCGCCGATGTCGTGCTGCGCGACCCGGAGGGCCGCCCCGGCCCCTTCACCCCGATGCGCGAACTCGCCCCCGGCACCGACCGCTGGGGCGCCACGGTCAGCGCGGACCGGCCCGGAAACTGGACCTACTCGGTGGAGGCGTGGTCCGACCCGGTCGCCACCTGGCGCCACACCGCCGAGATCAAGATCCCGGCCGGCATCGACACCGAGGCGGTGCTGGAGGAGGGCGCGCTGCTGTACGAGCGTGCGGCGGCCGGGGTCCCGGCGGAGCACCGGGCCACCGTGCTGGACGTGGTCACGGCCCTGCGCGACGAGGACCGCCCGGCCGCCTGGCGGCTGGCCTCGGCCCTGGCCCCGGAGGTCTCCGAGGTGCTGTCCCGCCACCCCCTGCGCGAACTGGTCACGGCCTCCGACCCGCTCCCCCTGCTGGTGGAGCGCCAGCGGGCGCTGTACGGCTCCTGGTACGAGTTCTTCCCACGCTCCGAGGGCACGGTCGACCAGCCGCACGGCACCTTCCGGACGGCGGAGAAGCGTCTGGAGGCCATCGCGGAGATGGGCTTCGACGTGGTGTACCTCCCGCCGATCCACCCGATCGGGACCACGCACCGAAAGGGCCGCAACAACACCCTGACCGCGACCCCGGACGACGTCGGCGTGCCGTGGGCGATCGGCTCCCCGGAGGGCGGCCACGACGCCGTCCACCCGGATCTCGGCACCCTGGACGACTTCGAGCACTTCGTGGACCGGGCACGGGAGTTGGGCCTGGAGGTGGCCCTGGACTTCGCGTTGCAGTGCTCCCCGGACCACCCGTGGGTGGAGAAGTACCCCCAGTGGTTCCACCACCGCCCCGACGGCACGATCGCGTACGCCGAGAACCCGCCGAAGAAGTACCAGGACATCTATCCCATCGCCTTCGACGCCGACATGGACGGCCTGGTCACCGAGACCGTGCGGGTGCTCCGGCACTGGATGGAGCACGGTGTCCGCATCTTCCGCGTCGACAACCCGCACACCAAGCCCGTGGTGTTCTGGGAGCGCGTGATCGGCGAGATCAACCGCGCCGACCCCGATGTCATCTTCCTGGCGGAGGCGTTCACCCGCCCGGCGATGATGCACACCCTCGCCCAGGTCGGCTTCCAGCAGTCGTACACCTACTTCACCTGGCGTAACGACAAACAGGAGTTGACGGAGTACCTCACCGAACTCTCGGGGGAGGCGGCCGCCTACATGCGGCCCAACTTCTTCGCCAACACCCCGGACATCCTGCACGCCTATCTCCAGCAGGGCGGGCGCCCGGCCTTCGAGGTGCGCGCGATCCTCGCGGCGACCCTCTCCCCCACCTGGGGCATCTACAGCGGCTACGAGCTGTGTGAGAACGAGCCGTTGAAGTCGGGTAGCGAGGAGTACTGGGACTCGGAGAAGTACCAGCTCAGGCCGAGGGACTGGGAGGCGGCCGCCCGCGAGGGCCGCACCATCGCCCCCCTCATCACCCGGCTCAACCAGATCCGCCGGGAGAACCCGGCACTGCACCAGCTCAGGGACATCCACTTCCACCACGCGGACCAGGACGGAGTGATCGTCTACTCCAAGCGCAGTGGTTCGAACACGGTTCTGGTGGTCGCCAACCTCGACCCGCACCACACCCAGGAGGCCACGGTCTCGTTGGACATGCCGCAACTCGGCCTCGACTGGCACGAGTCGGTGCCGGTGCGCGACCTGCTCACCGGCGAGTCCTATCACTGGGGCAGGGCCAACTATGTGCGACTCGAACCGGGTCGTCGACCCGCGCATGTGTTCTCGGTTCTGCGACCGTCCAACCCGCGGATCGGAGGGTCACCCGCCATATGA
- a CDS encoding glycosyltransferase family 1 protein encodes MKAIRRFTVRPVLPEPLRPLSDLARNLRWSWHAETRDLFQSVDPGHWAAAEGDPVRLLGRVSPARLAELAEDRRFLRRLTAVADDLNDYVTGDRWYQQQGDGLPAAVAYFSPEFGITAALPQYSGGLGILAGDHLKAASDLGAPLIGVGLLYRHGYFRQTLSRDGWQQEHYPVLDPNELPLTQLKEDDGTPARVSLALPGGRALHARIWVAQVGRVPLLLLDSDVEENDPAERGVTDRLYGGGSEHRLLQEMLLGIGGVRAVRAYCRLTGHAEPEVFHTNEGHAGFLGLERIAELGRPDKGSLDFDAALETVRAGTVFTTHTPVPAGIDRFDRELVARHFGPDAELSGLDPRRVLGLGTETYPGGEPGLFNMAVMGLRLAQRANGVSLLHGQVSREMFAGLWPGFDAEEVPITSVTNGVHAPTWVAPEVLRLGSRQLGVQRAEDALTVGGSERWDAVAEIPDQEIWELRRTLREQLVLEVRSRLRASWRQRGAADAELGWIDGVLDPDVLTIGFARRVPSYKRLTLMLRDKERLTELLLHPQRPVQIVVAGKAHPADDGGKKLVQELVRFADDPRVRHRIVFLPDYGMGMAQKLYPGCDIWLNNPLRPLEACGTSGMKAALNGCLNLSVLDGWWDEWFQPDFGWAIPTADGASTDHERRDDIEAAALYELLEGRVTARFYERGRASLPDRWIEMVRQTLTLLGPKVLAGRMVREYVERLYAPAAQAHRALAPDTARELAGWKARVRSAWPGVSVDHVETTAPTATAELGSSVVLRVRVGLGELTPDDVEVQVVSGRVDSGDRITDASTVPLKPVGNPDLEGRWLYEGPLFLDRTGPFGYTVRILPTHRLLASTAETGLVTAPPEEAVESAGVLLR; translated from the coding sequence GTGAAGGCGATCCGTCGGTTCACCGTCCGTCCAGTTCTCCCCGAACCCCTCCGGCCGCTCAGCGACCTGGCGCGCAACCTGCGCTGGTCCTGGCATGCGGAGACGCGCGACCTGTTCCAGTCCGTCGACCCCGGGCACTGGGCCGCCGCCGAGGGCGACCCGGTGCGGCTGCTGGGCCGGGTGAGCCCCGCCCGGCTCGCCGAACTGGCGGAGGACCGGCGCTTCCTGCGCCGCCTGACCGCGGTCGCCGACGACCTGAACGACTACGTGACCGGCGACCGCTGGTACCAGCAGCAGGGCGACGGGCTGCCCGCGGCGGTCGCGTACTTCTCGCCCGAGTTCGGCATCACCGCGGCCCTGCCCCAGTACTCCGGCGGCCTCGGCATCCTGGCCGGCGACCACCTCAAGGCCGCCAGCGACCTGGGCGCCCCGCTGATCGGCGTCGGGCTGCTCTACCGGCACGGCTACTTCCGCCAGACCCTCTCGCGCGATGGCTGGCAGCAGGAGCACTACCCCGTCCTCGACCCCAACGAGCTGCCCCTCACCCAGCTCAAGGAGGACGACGGCACCCCCGCCCGCGTCTCCCTCGCCCTGCCCGGCGGCCGCGCCCTGCACGCCCGGATCTGGGTGGCGCAGGTGGGCCGGGTCCCGCTGCTGCTGCTCGACTCCGACGTGGAGGAGAACGACCCCGCCGAACGCGGCGTCACCGACCGGCTCTACGGCGGCGGCAGCGAACACCGGCTGCTCCAGGAGATGCTGCTCGGCATAGGAGGTGTCCGCGCGGTGCGCGCCTACTGCCGGCTCACCGGGCACGCCGAGCCGGAGGTGTTCCACACCAACGAGGGGCACGCCGGGTTCCTCGGTCTTGAGCGGATCGCCGAACTGGGCAGGCCGGACAAGGGGAGCCTGGACTTCGACGCCGCGCTGGAGACCGTACGGGCCGGGACGGTGTTCACCACGCACACCCCCGTGCCCGCGGGGATCGACCGCTTCGACCGGGAGCTGGTCGCCCGGCACTTCGGGCCCGACGCCGAGCTGTCCGGGCTCGACCCGCGCCGGGTGCTGGGGCTGGGCACGGAGACGTACCCCGGCGGCGAGCCGGGCCTGTTCAACATGGCCGTGATGGGCCTGCGCCTGGCCCAGCGGGCCAACGGGGTGTCCCTGCTGCACGGCCAGGTCAGCCGGGAGATGTTCGCCGGGCTCTGGCCGGGGTTCGACGCCGAGGAGGTGCCGATCACCTCGGTCACCAACGGCGTGCACGCCCCGACCTGGGTCGCCCCCGAGGTGCTGCGGCTCGGCTCCCGGCAGCTCGGTGTGCAGCGGGCCGAGGACGCGCTGACCGTCGGCGGCTCCGAGCGCTGGGACGCGGTCGCGGAGATCCCGGACCAGGAGATCTGGGAGCTGCGCCGCACCCTGCGCGAACAGCTCGTGCTGGAGGTACGGTCCCGGCTGCGCGCCTCCTGGCGGCAGCGCGGGGCGGCCGACGCCGAGCTGGGCTGGATCGACGGGGTGCTCGACCCGGACGTGCTCACCATCGGGTTCGCCCGGCGCGTGCCGTCGTACAAGCGGCTGACGCTGATGCTGCGGGACAAGGAGCGGCTGACCGAGCTGCTGCTGCATCCGCAGCGGCCGGTGCAGATCGTGGTGGCGGGCAAGGCGCACCCGGCGGACGACGGCGGCAAGAAGCTCGTCCAGGAACTGGTGCGGTTCGCGGACGACCCGCGCGTGCGGCACCGGATCGTGTTCCTGCCCGACTACGGCATGGGGATGGCGCAGAAGCTCTACCCCGGCTGCGACATCTGGCTGAACAACCCGCTGCGCCCGCTGGAAGCCTGCGGCACCTCCGGGATGAAGGCCGCGCTCAACGGCTGTCTCAACCTCTCGGTGCTGGACGGCTGGTGGGACGAGTGGTTCCAGCCCGACTTCGGCTGGGCCATCCCCACGGCGGACGGCGCGTCCACCGACCACGAGCGCCGGGACGACATCGAGGCCGCCGCGCTGTACGAACTGCTGGAGGGCCGGGTCACCGCCCGTTTCTACGAGCGCGGCCGGGCCTCGCTGCCCGACCGGTGGATCGAGATGGTCCGCCAGACCCTCACCCTGCTCGGCCCGAAGGTGCTGGCCGGCCGCATGGTCCGCGAGTACGTCGAGCGGCTCTACGCCCCGGCCGCCCAGGCCCACCGCGCCCTCGCCCCGGACACCGCGCGCGAACTGGCGGGCTGGAAGGCGCGGGTGCGTTCCGCCTGGCCGGGGGTGAGCGTGGACCACGTGGAGACCACCGCGCCCACCGCCACGGCGGAGCTGGGCTCCAGTGTCGTGCTCCGCGTGCGGGTGGGGCTCGGCGAGCTGACCCCGGACGACGTGGAGGTCCAGGTGGTGTCCGGCCGGGTCGACTCCGGCGACCGCATCACCGACGCGAGCACGGTCCCGCTGAAGCCGGTCGGCAACCCCGACCTGGAGGGCCGCTGGCTCTACGAGGGCCCCCTCTTCCTCGACCGCACCGGCCCCTTCGGCTACACCGTCCGCATCCTCCCCACCCACCGCCTCCTCGCCTCCACAGCGGAAACCGGCCTCGTGACCGCACCGCCGGAGGAGGCGGTGGAATCGGCGGGGGTGCTGTTGCGCTGA
- a CDS encoding DUF1990 domain-containing protein — MSSAPFTYEPVGATRDDLAVCPPGFHHLFSRTRIGEGPGVFRRATEAVLTWEMHRAMGVGIETTAERAAPGAEVMVSLAGLIKAPCRVVWTADEPRRAGWAYGTLPGHPEDGEEAFVVERTGDGTVWLTVAAYSRPAKWYTRTAGPVARALQHAYARRCGATLKRLCADEDES; from the coding sequence ATGTCCTCGGCGCCCTTCACCTACGAGCCGGTCGGCGCGACCCGCGACGATCTCGCCGTCTGCCCGCCCGGCTTCCACCACCTCTTCTCCCGCACCCGCATCGGCGAGGGTCCGGGTGTCTTCCGCCGGGCCACGGAGGCGGTCCTCACCTGGGAGATGCACCGGGCGATGGGCGTCGGCATCGAGACCACCGCCGAGCGCGCGGCCCCCGGAGCCGAGGTCATGGTCAGCCTCGCGGGCCTGATCAAGGCCCCCTGCCGGGTCGTCTGGACCGCGGACGAGCCCCGCCGCGCGGGCTGGGCCTACGGCACGCTGCCCGGCCACCCGGAGGACGGCGAGGAAGCCTTCGTCGTCGAGCGCACCGGCGACGGCACCGTCTGGCTCACGGTCGCCGCCTACAGCCGCCCCGCCAAGTGGTACACCCGCACCGCCGGCCCTGTGGCCCGAGCCCTCCAGCACGCCTACGCCCGCCGCTGCGGCGCCACCCTGAAGCGGCTGTGCGCGGACGAGGACGAGAGCTAG
- a CDS encoding M4 family metallopeptidase yields MSPLYARHKRTTLVIATAVAAGALLSTGMSSSASAENKTLAGAPTLLSASARTTLIQQAQSDAPETAQRIGLGAKEKLVVRDVVKDVDGTVHTRYERTYAGLPVLGGDLVVHTAKSGKAEGVTKATKAAIKVASLKPQITAAKAEKQAVGAAKTLGSAKSASDGARKVIWAGSGKPVLAYETVVGGLQDDGTPNQLHVITDAATGKKLFEYQGVENATGKTLYSGTVTLNSVQSGSTYQLTDSARGNHKTYNLARKTSGTGTLVSSTTNVFGTGTASSSSSDQTAAADAAYGAAETWDFYKNTFGRNGIKNNGVGAYSRVHYGNAYVNAFWDDSCFCMTYGDGSGNVDPLTSLDVAGHEMSHGVTSNTAGLNYSGESGGLNEATSDIFGTGVEFYANNASDPGDYLIGEKIDINGDGTPLRYMDKPSKDGGSADYWSSSVGNKDVHYSSGVANHFFYLLSEGSGAKTINGVSYNSPTYNGSTVTGIGRAKALQIWYKALTTYMTSTTNYKAARTATLNAASALYGSGSAEYNAVAAAWSGVNVS; encoded by the coding sequence GTGAGCCCTCTCTACGCGCGTCACAAGCGCACCACGCTCGTCATCGCCACCGCCGTCGCCGCCGGTGCCCTTCTCTCCACGGGCATGTCCTCCAGCGCGAGCGCCGAGAACAAGACCCTGGCCGGTGCCCCGACGCTGCTGTCGGCCTCGGCACGCACCACGCTGATCCAGCAGGCGCAGTCCGACGCCCCGGAGACCGCCCAGCGCATAGGTCTCGGCGCCAAGGAGAAGCTGGTGGTCAGAGACGTCGTCAAGGACGTCGACGGCACCGTGCACACCCGTTACGAGCGCACCTACGCGGGCCTGCCGGTCCTCGGCGGCGACCTCGTGGTGCACACCGCCAAGTCCGGCAAGGCCGAGGGCGTCACCAAGGCCACCAAGGCGGCCATCAAGGTGGCCTCGCTGAAGCCGCAGATCACCGCGGCCAAGGCGGAGAAGCAGGCCGTCGGCGCCGCGAAGACCCTCGGCTCCGCCAAGTCCGCCTCGGACGGTGCCCGCAAGGTCATCTGGGCCGGCTCCGGCAAGCCCGTCCTCGCCTACGAGACGGTCGTCGGCGGCCTCCAGGACGACGGCACCCCGAACCAGCTGCACGTCATCACCGACGCCGCCACCGGCAAGAAGCTCTTCGAGTACCAGGGCGTCGAGAACGCGACCGGCAAGACGCTGTACTCCGGCACGGTCACCCTCAACTCCGTGCAGTCGGGCTCGACGTACCAGCTCACCGACAGCGCCCGGGGCAACCACAAGACCTACAACCTGGCCCGCAAGACGTCCGGCACGGGCACCCTGGTGTCCAGCACCACCAACGTCTTCGGCACCGGCACCGCCTCCAGCTCCTCCTCCGACCAGACCGCGGCCGCCGACGCCGCCTACGGCGCGGCGGAGACCTGGGACTTCTACAAGAACACGTTCGGCCGCAACGGCATCAAGAACAACGGCGTCGGCGCCTACTCCCGCGTCCACTACGGCAACGCCTACGTGAACGCGTTCTGGGACGACTCCTGCTTCTGCATGACCTACGGCGACGGCTCCGGCAACGTCGACCCGCTGACCTCGCTGGACGTCGCGGGCCACGAGATGAGCCACGGTGTCACCTCCAACACCGCCGGCCTGAACTACTCGGGCGAGTCCGGCGGCCTGAACGAGGCCACCTCGGACATCTTCGGCACCGGCGTGGAGTTCTACGCCAACAACGCCTCCGACCCCGGTGACTACCTCATCGGCGAGAAGATCGACATCAACGGCGACGGCACCCCGCTGCGCTACATGGACAAGCCCAGCAAGGACGGCGGCTCGGCCGACTACTGGTCCTCCTCGGTCGGCAACAAGGACGTGCACTACTCGTCCGGCGTCGCCAACCACTTCTTCTACCTGCTGTCCGAGGGCAGCGGCGCGAAGACGATCAACGGGGTCTCGTACAACTCCCCGACCTACAACGGCTCCACGGTCACCGGCATCGGGCGCGCCAAGGCGCTCCAGATCTGGTACAAGGCGCTGACCACGTACATGACCTCCACCACCAACTACAAGGCGGCCCGCACGGCGACGCTGAACGCGGCCTCCGCGCTCTACGGCTCCGGCAGCGCCGAGTACAACGCGGTGGCAGCGGCCTGGTCCGGCGTCAACGTCAGCTGA